The genomic stretch GCCCACGCACGACCGGGTGACCGTGGGCATGCCGGGCATGCTGCGTCACGGCGTCGTGGTGGCGACCCCGCACTACATCACCCGCTCCGGCCCCCGTACGAAGATCGACCCTGAGCTGCAGGACGCGTGGTTCGGTTTCGACGCCCGCACCGCGCTCGAGGACGCGTTCGGCCGGCCGACCCTGGTGCTCAACGACGCCGAGGTGCACGGGGCCGGGGTGGTCGCGGGCGCGGGTTGTGAGCTGGTGCTGACCTTGGGTACGGGACTGGGCTGCGCGCTCTTCGACGGCGGGGCGCTCGCGCCGCACCTGGAGCTGAGCCAGGCCCCCGTACGGTGGGGGATGTCCTACGACACGTACATCGGTGAGCATGAGCGCCGTCGGCTCGGTGACGCCCTCTGGTCCCGGCGGGTACGTAACGTCGTCGAGGGGCTGCGGCCGGTTTTCCTGTGGGACAGGCTCTACCTCGGCGGCGGCAACTCCCGCCTGATCACCCCGACGCAGCTCGCGCGGATGGGTGACGACGTGGTGGTGGTGCCGAACACGGCCGGCATCGTGGGCGGGGTGCGTGCCTGGACCCTCAACGCGTCCCGCTGA from Paractinoplanes brasiliensis encodes the following:
- a CDS encoding ROK family protein, which encodes MAFTLTIDCGGGGIKGSVLDEAGTMRAQPLRVPTPYPLPPELFVKTLVQLGERLPTHDRVTVGMPGMLRHGVVVATPHYITRSGPRTKIDPELQDAWFGFDARTALEDAFGRPTLVLNDAEVHGAGVVAGAGCELVLTLGTGLGCALFDGGALAPHLELSQAPVRWGMSYDTYIGEHERRRLGDALWSRRVRNVVEGLRPVFLWDRLYLGGGNSRLITPTQLARMGDDVVVVPNTAGIVGGVRAWTLNASR